The following are encoded together in the Planctobacterium marinum genome:
- a CDS encoding TusE/DsrC/DsvC family sulfur relay protein — protein MSSLQFNDKQVPLDKNGYLQNVQDWQPEMVPLLAESENIELTENHWEVIWFVRNFYLEFNTSPAIRALVNAMKQKLGEDKGNSRYLHRLFPKGAAKQATKLAGLPKPAKCL, from the coding sequence ATGTCTTCATTGCAGTTTAATGATAAGCAAGTGCCATTAGATAAAAATGGCTATTTACAAAACGTACAAGACTGGCAGCCTGAAATGGTGCCACTATTAGCGGAATCTGAGAATATAGAATTAACGGAAAATCATTGGGAAGTGATTTGGTTTGTGCGCAACTTTTATCTGGAATTTAATACCAGTCCAGCCATTAGAGCCTTGGTTAATGCCATGAAACAAAAATTAGGTGAAGATAAAGGAAACAGCCGCTATTTACATCGGCTGTTCCCCAAAGGAGCAGCTAAACAAGCCACTAAACTGGCAGGCTTACCCAAACCAGCAAAGTGTTTATAA
- the uvrY gene encoding UvrY/SirA/GacA family response regulator transcription factor has protein sequence MVKLLLVDDHDLVRTGIRRILDDVDGFHVMAEADSGELAVKLCRKDPPDIVLMDMSMPGIGGLEATKQILRISEGIKVVALSVHKENPFPAKVMQMGAFGYLTKDADPQEMIIALQKVSRGIKYIAPEIAQQIALGQLDLNEDDPFKSLSERELQIMIMLTKGTKVPDIATQLNISAKTVNTYRYRMFEKLNVTSDVELTHLALRHQLIKSDNL, from the coding sequence TTGGTTAAACTTCTTTTAGTAGATGATCACGATTTAGTCAGAACCGGGATCCGTCGCATTCTCGATGATGTTGATGGCTTCCATGTAATGGCTGAAGCCGATAGTGGTGAACTCGCTGTAAAATTGTGCCGCAAGGATCCGCCCGATATAGTGCTTATGGATATGAGTATGCCCGGCATAGGCGGTCTGGAAGCCACCAAGCAGATTTTGCGCATCAGTGAAGGCATAAAGGTTGTCGCCCTGTCAGTACACAAAGAAAACCCATTTCCAGCAAAGGTGATGCAAATGGGGGCTTTTGGCTACCTTACCAAAGATGCCGACCCGCAAGAAATGATCATTGCTTTGCAAAAGGTTTCTCGTGGTATTAAGTACATAGCCCCTGAAATTGCACAACAGATCGCACTCGGTCAGCTGGATTTGAATGAAGATGATCCGTTTAAGTCTCTTTCTGAAAGGGAATTGCAAATCATGATCATGTTGACCAAAGGAACAAAGGTGCCGGATATTGCAACGCAACTCAATATCAGTGCCAAAACCGTCAACACCTATCGTTATCGTATGTTTGAAAAGCTCAATGTTACGTCGGATGTAGAACTGACGCACCTTGCGTTGCGACACCAACTGATTAAATCTGATAATTTATAG
- a CDS encoding DsrH/TusB family sulfur relay protein gives MTTLHLLTSNQSFDRLTEQAFLVGPDDAIVLMAEGVYCAFSSKNLHRPVYVLNSDLSLRGLNPRDISGKLIDYNELIGLLTQFSRSISW, from the coding sequence TTGACAACGTTACATCTACTCACATCAAATCAGAGTTTCGATAGATTAACTGAGCAGGCTTTTCTCGTGGGACCTGACGATGCCATAGTATTGATGGCTGAAGGCGTCTATTGTGCTTTTTCCAGTAAAAATCTGCATCGACCTGTTTATGTTCTCAACAGCGATTTGAGTTTGCGAGGGCTCAATCCTCGGGATATTTCAGGCAAATTGATTGATTACAATGAGTTAATTGGTTTATTGACTCAGTTCTCTCGCTCAATCTCTTGGTAA
- a CDS encoding serine hydrolase domain-containing protein, with product MALNTAAHPYLLLIFLLTFCPVENTWAKQEERLTAEDSDPRVLKWMMGSPPPEDKLIMQPQSNYFGFPKLRWSVCHIRELLPTKQVSRGLGNPHPFKYEIDPGIDSIQFRTPNENKEMSWRESLSANYTDGILILHRDKVVYEEYFGCLNELGKHAAMSMTKSITGLLAEILIAEGKLDDTKLVSSVVPELTASAFGSATVRQVMDMTTALNYSEDYSNPEADIWRYSKAASPLPKNIGYSGPDGYYQYLQTVNKSGEHGHAFGYKTINTDALGWIISRISQRSISDLLSEKIWRRIGAEQDAYMTVDGRGVPFAGGGLSASLRDLARLGLLMLNKGVINGERIFSESVVEQIIRGGDKAAFAKAGYSSLNGGSYRSMWWVLHNKHNAYTARGVHGQTIYIDPTAEMVIVRFASYPEAKNANIDPTSLPAYQAVAEYLLNKDVQQ from the coding sequence ATGGCATTAAATACAGCAGCACATCCTTATTTGTTACTGATTTTTTTACTAACCTTTTGTCCTGTCGAGAATACTTGGGCAAAACAAGAAGAGAGGCTTACTGCAGAAGACTCTGACCCTCGTGTCTTAAAGTGGATGATGGGTAGTCCACCACCTGAAGACAAACTGATAATGCAACCACAATCGAATTATTTTGGTTTCCCCAAGCTACGTTGGTCGGTGTGTCATATTCGGGAACTATTACCAACCAAACAAGTGAGCCGAGGGCTGGGCAATCCTCATCCCTTCAAGTATGAAATTGATCCGGGTATCGATAGTATTCAATTCAGAACACCTAATGAAAACAAGGAGATGAGTTGGCGGGAATCACTTTCGGCGAATTACACCGATGGTATTTTAATCCTACATAGAGATAAAGTAGTGTATGAAGAGTATTTCGGGTGTTTAAATGAACTCGGTAAACACGCTGCAATGTCGATGACAAAGTCTATAACAGGGTTGTTGGCAGAAATACTTATTGCGGAAGGGAAGCTCGATGACACTAAACTGGTCTCTTCTGTTGTTCCGGAACTCACTGCAAGTGCCTTTGGAAGTGCTACTGTACGTCAGGTTATGGATATGACTACAGCTCTAAATTATAGCGAGGACTACTCAAATCCAGAGGCGGATATCTGGAGGTATTCCAAAGCTGCAAGCCCCCTCCCCAAGAACATCGGCTATTCAGGGCCTGACGGATATTATCAATATCTTCAAACTGTTAATAAATCTGGTGAACATGGTCATGCTTTTGGTTATAAAACTATTAACACCGATGCCTTAGGCTGGATAATATCACGCATTAGTCAAAGATCGATTTCAGACCTACTATCAGAAAAGATTTGGAGAAGAATTGGGGCTGAACAAGATGCTTACATGACGGTTGATGGGCGTGGTGTACCCTTTGCCGGAGGTGGACTAAGTGCAAGCTTACGGGATCTAGCCCGTCTTGGCCTCTTGATGCTTAACAAAGGGGTGATTAATGGTGAAAGAATTTTTTCGGAGTCTGTCGTTGAGCAAATAATCAGAGGAGGAGACAAAGCAGCCTTTGCAAAAGCTGGTTACTCTTCGCTTAATGGTGGAAGTTATCGCAGTATGTGGTGGGTATTGCACAATAAACACAATGCCTACACCGCCAGAGGAGTCCATGGACAAACTATCTATATTGATCCCACAGCCGAGATGGTGATTGTGCGTTTTGCCTCATATCCTGAAGCAAAAAATGCGAACATTGACCCTACCTCATTGCCCGCTTATCAAGCCGTGGCAGAATATTTATTGAATAAAGATGTTCAACAATAA
- the crcB gene encoding fluoride efflux transporter CrcB, which produces MTSLTTYLLVGVGGAFGAVLRFFISQLMLQWFGKGFPFGTLLVNVLGSFLLGWVYSLTEQGHLDIVPWRTLIAIGFLGAFTTFSTFSLDSLLLIQQGDYVKGYLNIFLNLCCCLGAAWIGLNIIKG; this is translated from the coding sequence ATGACTAGCTTAACCACCTATTTACTCGTTGGGGTTGGCGGAGCCTTTGGGGCGGTTTTGCGATTTTTTATTTCACAATTAATGCTGCAATGGTTTGGCAAGGGCTTTCCTTTTGGTACACTTCTGGTCAATGTTTTGGGTTCGTTTCTCTTGGGCTGGGTTTACAGTCTGACTGAACAAGGACACCTGGACATTGTTCCCTGGCGAACGCTGATTGCCATTGGCTTTTTAGGGGCATTTACTACTTTCTCAACCTTTTCTCTCGATAGTTTATTGCTAATACAGCAAGGGGATTATGTGAAAGGTTATTTAAATATATTTTTGAATTTATGTTGCTGTCTGGGAGCCGCCTGGATAGGACTAAACATTATTAAGGGTTAA
- the lolA gene encoding outer membrane lipoprotein chaperone LolA, whose translation MLKKLAFLLVFSAVNSQVFSSESDKNKLQEKLAQLQSFSASFEQIVSDVAGETLQTAQGKLYLQQPQKLYWESFEPNEMQLIADGETLWHIDPFVEQVIAINQADAAQNHPIMLLADQQSAMWQNYLVEETAKSQFKMLSLLPDSDFLSLTLVFESDRLTQLTIVDKMEQRNHLTFSSVEQNQTIPASLFQFDLPDGYELDDQR comes from the coding sequence ATGTTAAAAAAATTAGCTTTTTTGTTGGTATTTAGCGCCGTGAACAGCCAGGTGTTCTCCAGTGAAAGCGACAAAAACAAATTGCAAGAAAAGCTGGCGCAATTGCAGTCCTTCAGTGCCAGCTTTGAACAGATAGTATCTGATGTTGCTGGCGAGACGCTGCAAACTGCGCAAGGTAAACTGTATCTACAACAGCCTCAAAAGCTGTATTGGGAATCATTTGAGCCCAATGAGATGCAATTGATTGCCGATGGTGAAACCCTGTGGCATATCGATCCGTTTGTGGAACAAGTGATTGCTATTAATCAGGCGGATGCGGCTCAAAATCACCCGATCATGTTATTGGCCGACCAGCAATCTGCAATGTGGCAAAACTACCTTGTAGAAGAAACCGCTAAAAGTCAATTCAAAATGCTCAGTTTGCTGCCGGATAGCGACTTCTTGTCGCTAACATTAGTATTTGAGAGTGACCGCCTCACCCAGTTAACCATCGTCGACAAAATGGAACAGCGAAACCACCTGACTTTCAGTTCTGTAGAGCAAAATCAGACCATTCCTGCGTCCTTATTTCAATTCGATCTACCAGATGGCTACGAATTGGACGACCAAAGATAA
- a CDS encoding Bax inhibitor-1/YccA family protein has product MQQNSVYSASSRPSVLETNKVLRNTYMLLALTLVFSAICAGITMGMNLSPMAALGMTIGAFVCLFIVNKQADKASGLIWIFVFTGLLGGSLGPMLNAYLGLPGGGALIMQALGATALVFFALSGYVLTTKKDFSFMGGFLMVGLIVAIVASIANIFMGIPALSLAVSAAIVFIMSGLILFDTSRIIHGGETNYIRATVSMYLNIYNLFTSILHLLGAFSSDD; this is encoded by the coding sequence ATGCAACAAAATTCAGTGTATTCTGCCAGTTCAAGGCCTTCAGTACTGGAGACCAACAAGGTTCTGCGTAATACCTATATGCTACTTGCTTTGACGCTGGTATTCAGCGCTATCTGTGCTGGCATTACTATGGGTATGAATCTTTCACCAATGGCGGCTTTAGGCATGACTATTGGTGCGTTCGTCTGCCTTTTTATAGTTAACAAACAAGCTGACAAAGCGTCTGGTTTAATCTGGATCTTTGTTTTCACCGGTTTATTAGGCGGTTCATTAGGTCCAATGCTTAATGCCTACCTTGGACTTCCCGGTGGCGGCGCTCTGATAATGCAAGCGTTGGGTGCAACAGCACTGGTGTTTTTCGCTTTGTCAGGTTACGTATTAACTACCAAAAAAGACTTCTCCTTTATGGGTGGTTTTTTAATGGTTGGTTTAATTGTGGCCATCGTCGCGAGCATAGCTAACATCTTTATGGGCATTCCTGCCCTGTCTCTGGCAGTGAGTGCAGCTATCGTGTTCATTATGTCAGGTCTTATTCTGTTTGATACCAGCCGTATCATTCACGGTGGTGAGACAAACTACATCAGAGCAACTGTCTCTATGTACCTGAACATCTATAATTTGTTCACTTCTATTCTGCATTTATTAGGTGCGTTTAGTAGCGACGACTAA
- the serS gene encoding serine--tRNA ligase, with amino-acid sequence MLDAKLLRTDLQDTAEKLAARGFELDVEALAALEEKRKTLQVKTQELQNERNVRSKSIGKAKASGEDIQPLLAEVGKLGDDLDAAKKELEELLKEIQLISQSVPNVPDSSVPAGKDESENLEISTWGTPKTYDFEVKDHVDVASGLENGADFETAAKLTGSRFVVLNGKVARLHRALAQFMLDTHTGEHGYQECYVPLLVNDESLFGTGQLPKFGEDLFHTKPATEEGQGLALIPTAEVPLTNIARDHIFEAKQLPVKMTAHTPCFRSEAGSYGRDTRGLIRQHQFDKVELVQLVEPEKSMEALEELTGHAEKILQALELPYRKVLLCTGDMGFSSTKTYDLEVWLPAQNTYREISSCSNMGDFQARRMQARYRTPDMKKPELIHTLNGSGLAVGRTLVAILENNQQADGSVIVPEVLRGYMGGLEKITAA; translated from the coding sequence ATGTTGGATGCAAAACTTTTGCGCACCGACCTGCAGGATACTGCCGAAAAACTGGCAGCTCGTGGGTTCGAATTAGATGTAGAGGCGCTGGCCGCATTAGAAGAAAAACGTAAAACGCTACAAGTTAAAACACAAGAATTGCAAAACGAACGCAATGTGCGCTCCAAATCCATTGGTAAAGCTAAAGCCTCCGGTGAAGACATTCAGCCTCTTTTGGCCGAAGTCGGTAAATTAGGTGATGACCTGGATGCCGCCAAAAAAGAATTAGAAGAGTTACTCAAAGAAATCCAGCTTATCTCCCAATCGGTACCTAACGTACCTGATAGCTCTGTTCCGGCCGGTAAAGATGAATCAGAAAACCTGGAGATCTCAACTTGGGGCACGCCTAAAACCTATGATTTTGAAGTGAAAGATCACGTTGATGTAGCTTCAGGTCTTGAAAATGGTGCTGATTTTGAAACCGCAGCAAAACTCACAGGTTCTCGCTTTGTGGTACTCAATGGCAAAGTCGCTCGCTTACACAGAGCATTGGCGCAGTTCATGTTGGACACTCACACAGGTGAACACGGTTATCAGGAATGTTATGTGCCACTGCTTGTGAACGATGAATCCTTGTTTGGCACAGGTCAACTGCCTAAATTCGGCGAAGACTTATTCCACACCAAACCTGCCACCGAAGAAGGACAAGGATTGGCCTTGATCCCAACAGCGGAAGTGCCGCTTACTAACATCGCCCGGGATCACATTTTTGAAGCCAAACAATTGCCAGTTAAAATGACTGCACATACACCTTGTTTCAGAAGTGAAGCAGGCTCTTATGGACGTGATACCCGTGGGCTTATTCGACAGCATCAATTCGATAAAGTTGAGTTAGTCCAGCTTGTAGAGCCAGAAAAGTCCATGGAAGCCTTAGAAGAGCTTACAGGTCATGCCGAAAAGATCCTACAAGCACTCGAGTTACCTTACCGCAAAGTGTTGTTGTGCACAGGCGACATGGGCTTTTCCAGCACCAAAACCTACGATCTGGAAGTGTGGTTGCCAGCACAGAATACTTATAGAGAAATTTCCAGCTGTAGTAACATGGGAGATTTCCAGGCAAGACGCATGCAGGCCAGATATCGTACTCCTGATATGAAAAAGCCGGAATTAATCCATACCTTAAATGGTTCTGGTTTGGCGGTTGGACGCACACTTGTTGCGATTCTGGAAAATAACCAGCAAGCCGATGGCAGCGTAATCGTGCCGGAAGTATTACGTGGTTACATGGGTGGACTGGAAAAAATTACAGCAGCCTAA
- a CDS encoding replication-associated recombination protein A, which produces MIPKVKAQNDIPLAARLRPKSLTDYIGQSHLLGEAMPLRTALEANNLHSMVFWGPPGTGKTTMAEMVAAHNDADLIRISAVTSGIKDIREAVESAKQNLQQFQRKTILFVDEVHRFNKSQQDAFLPHIEDGTIVFIGATTENPAFELNRALLSRVRLYILEKLSKEEIGKVIERAESFIKIPIAEAAKSLLSEFASGDARRALNCLELASSVADAEITPKEIKYAVEGKVVQFDKQGDHFYDLISAFHKSVRGSSPDAALYWYCRILEAGGEPLYVARRLLAIASEDIGNADPRALQIVVSAWDIFHRVGPAEGERAIAQAAVYCASAAKSNAVYTAFKAARQLAADTGDLDVPNHLRNAPTRIAKEQGHGSDYRYAHNEPFAFAAGENYFPEALKETQLYQPQERGMEKQIKQKLDWLTELNNNSDLKRYD; this is translated from the coding sequence TTGATACCAAAAGTGAAAGCTCAAAACGATATTCCACTTGCCGCCCGGTTGCGTCCCAAATCACTAACTGATTACATTGGGCAATCTCACCTCTTGGGTGAAGCTATGCCACTGCGGACAGCATTAGAGGCTAACAACCTGCACTCCATGGTGTTTTGGGGGCCTCCCGGTACCGGAAAAACCACCATGGCAGAAATGGTAGCAGCCCACAACGATGCCGATCTCATTCGCATATCGGCAGTAACTTCCGGCATAAAAGATATTCGGGAAGCCGTAGAGTCTGCGAAACAAAACCTGCAGCAGTTTCAACGCAAAACCATTTTATTTGTGGATGAGGTGCACCGCTTTAACAAGTCTCAGCAAGACGCTTTTTTACCACATATAGAAGATGGCACCATCGTATTTATTGGTGCCACTACTGAAAACCCGGCGTTTGAACTCAATCGCGCACTGTTATCCCGAGTACGCTTGTATATTCTTGAAAAACTCAGTAAAGAAGAGATTGGCAAGGTAATAGAAAGAGCCGAATCCTTTATCAAAATTCCAATAGCTGAAGCTGCCAAGTCCTTATTGAGCGAATTTGCTTCCGGAGATGCCAGAAGAGCGTTAAATTGCCTGGAACTAGCCTCCAGTGTCGCTGATGCCGAAATTACCCCAAAAGAAATCAAGTATGCCGTGGAAGGCAAGGTGGTACAGTTTGATAAGCAAGGAGACCACTTTTACGACTTGATCTCGGCCTTTCACAAATCGGTTCGAGGTTCCAGTCCGGATGCTGCGTTATATTGGTATTGTCGAATTTTGGAAGCCGGAGGAGAGCCCCTTTATGTGGCCAGACGCTTGTTAGCTATCGCATCAGAAGACATAGGTAATGCCGATCCAAGGGCACTACAAATTGTGGTGAGTGCTTGGGATATTTTCCATCGCGTGGGCCCCGCAGAAGGAGAAAGGGCCATTGCACAGGCCGCAGTCTATTGCGCCAGCGCTGCAAAAAGTAATGCCGTTTACACCGCTTTTAAAGCCGCAAGACAACTAGCAGCAGATACCGGGGACCTGGACGTGCCCAATCACTTGAGAAATGCCCCCACCCGGATTGCCAAAGAGCAAGGTCATGGCAGTGATTACCGCTATGCCCACAATGAGCCATTTGCTTTTGCCGCAGGAGAGAATTATTTTCCAGAGGCTTTAAAGGAAACCCAGCTCTATCAACCGCAGGAGCGGGGGATGGAAAAACAAATTAAACAAAAGCTCGATTGGTTGACCGAATTGAATAACAATAGTGACCTTAAACGCTATGACTAG
- the pgsA gene encoding CDP-diacylglycerol--glycerol-3-phosphate 3-phosphatidyltransferase produces MFTIPNMLTFFRVLLIPVFVVVYFLDWKWAHLAGAFIFWLAAITDWFDGYLARKLQQTTSFGAFLDPVADKLIVAAALLMITHTYNTLWITIPAILLMSREIFVSALREWMAQHGESDTVKVSFWGKAKTTAQMLALIGLLSELEIFYWVTLGYILLYISTILSVYSMAQYMMAAWKTIRRHA; encoded by the coding sequence ATGTTTACCATTCCTAATATGCTCACATTCTTCAGAGTATTACTCATCCCGGTTTTTGTGGTGGTGTACTTTCTCGACTGGAAATGGGCACATCTGGCCGGTGCTTTTATCTTTTGGCTGGCTGCGATTACCGACTGGTTTGACGGCTATCTAGCCCGAAAACTGCAGCAAACCACCAGTTTTGGTGCTTTCCTTGATCCGGTTGCTGACAAACTCATAGTGGCCGCCGCATTATTAATGATCACCCATACTTACAATACATTGTGGATCACTATCCCGGCTATTTTATTAATGTCCCGTGAAATATTCGTCTCAGCGCTCAGAGAGTGGATGGCACAACACGGTGAATCCGACACGGTTAAAGTGTCTTTTTGGGGTAAAGCAAAAACCACAGCCCAAATGTTGGCATTAATTGGTCTGCTTTCAGAGCTGGAAATCTTTTACTGGGTAACGCTTGGTTATATTTTATTGTACATTTCTACAATTTTGTCAGTGTACTCAATGGCGCAATACATGATGGCGGCCTGGAAAACTATCAGACGTCACGCTTAG
- the uvrC gene encoding excinuclease ABC subunit UvrC has protein sequence MSDSETEQTPKFDSGSFLKNLTQQPGVYRMYNDKREVIYVGKAKNLKKRVSSYFKSNLDSVKTITLVKNIAHMDVTVTHSETEAYILENNFIKKYKPRYNVLLRDDKSYPYIHLSGHKHPRLTIFRGSKKDKGEYFGPYPSAWSVRESLRLMQKIFPVRQCEDSYYRARSRPCLQYQLKRCSAPCVPGYVSDDEYQDQVNLARLFLKGKSKDVIASLADKMEQASQSLNFEQAAIHRDQITILNRIQEQQWVSGSQEEMDVFGLAYRNGMACIQGFFIRDNKLLGNKSFTPKVPANSELSEVLESFVVQYYLSGGKSIPAQVVLPFKLEDKASLEAALSQEAGRKVSFFQGLRDEKKRYLELANTNAETTLTTMLSQQKSIHARYLELERVLEWQEPIQRMECFDISHTSGQQTVASCVVFNREGPFKNDYRRYNIEGITPGDDYAAMAQALKRRFKPGCDPAKIPDILFIDGGKGQLAQAENFFEDWQGEKMPQLIGVAKGTSRKPGLETLIMAGSHETIPLEADSIALHLVQHIRDESHRFAIAGHRNRRQKEKSRSKLEDIPGVGAKRRQSLLRYMGGLQEVLGASVEQLEQVPGVSRELAEKIHAWLRSA, from the coding sequence ATGTCCGATTCTGAGACAGAACAAACTCCCAAATTTGATTCTGGCAGCTTTCTGAAAAACCTGACACAACAGCCTGGCGTTTATCGAATGTACAACGATAAGCGCGAGGTGATTTATGTAGGAAAAGCAAAAAACCTGAAAAAGCGGGTGTCCAGCTACTTCAAATCTAATCTGGATAGTGTAAAAACCATTACCCTGGTCAAAAACATCGCTCATATGGATGTTACGGTCACTCACTCTGAGACCGAAGCTTATATTCTTGAAAATAACTTCATCAAGAAATACAAACCCAGATACAACGTTTTATTGCGAGACGATAAGTCTTACCCTTATATCCACCTGTCCGGCCACAAACACCCGCGATTGACCATTTTCAGAGGTAGCAAGAAAGACAAGGGGGAGTACTTTGGACCTTATCCGAGTGCCTGGTCTGTGCGAGAAAGCCTGCGCTTAATGCAAAAGATATTTCCGGTTCGACAATGCGAAGATAGCTATTACCGGGCACGCTCTCGCCCTTGTTTGCAATATCAGCTAAAGCGCTGTTCAGCGCCTTGTGTCCCTGGTTACGTTTCTGACGATGAATATCAAGATCAGGTTAACCTTGCGCGTCTATTTTTAAAGGGCAAAAGTAAGGATGTGATCGCGTCGCTGGCAGATAAAATGGAGCAAGCCAGTCAATCACTTAATTTTGAACAGGCTGCGATTCATCGCGACCAAATTACTATATTAAACCGTATCCAGGAGCAACAGTGGGTAAGCGGTAGTCAGGAAGAAATGGACGTTTTTGGTCTGGCATACCGCAACGGCATGGCCTGCATTCAAGGCTTTTTTATCCGTGATAACAAGCTTTTGGGCAATAAAAGCTTCACCCCTAAAGTGCCTGCCAATTCAGAACTGTCGGAAGTGTTAGAGTCCTTTGTTGTGCAGTATTATTTGTCGGGCGGCAAAAGCATCCCTGCACAAGTAGTATTGCCCTTTAAACTAGAGGATAAGGCTTCACTGGAAGCCGCTCTGTCTCAAGAGGCAGGTCGTAAAGTTAGCTTTTTTCAGGGGCTCAGAGATGAGAAAAAGCGTTATTTGGAGCTGGCCAATACTAACGCTGAAACAACCTTGACCACCATGCTATCACAACAAAAATCCATCCATGCTCGCTATCTTGAGTTGGAACGGGTATTAGAATGGCAAGAGCCTATACAGCGCATGGAATGCTTTGATATATCCCACACATCCGGTCAACAGACAGTGGCTTCTTGTGTGGTGTTTAATCGGGAAGGGCCATTTAAAAATGATTACCGGCGCTACAATATCGAGGGCATAACACCGGGTGATGACTATGCCGCCATGGCACAAGCATTAAAGCGCCGTTTCAAACCCGGATGCGATCCCGCAAAAATACCCGATATTTTGTTTATTGACGGCGGGAAAGGGCAGTTAGCTCAAGCTGAAAACTTCTTTGAAGACTGGCAAGGTGAAAAAATGCCTCAGCTCATCGGGGTTGCCAAAGGTACATCCCGAAAGCCTGGACTGGAAACCCTCATTATGGCGGGGAGTCACGAAACCATTCCGCTGGAAGCCGACTCCATTGCTTTACACCTAGTCCAACATATCCGCGACGAATCTCACCGATTTGCCATAGCTGGCCATCGCAATCGTCGTCAAAAAGAGAAGAGTCGCTCCAAACTGGAAGATATTCCAGGAGTAGGTGCTAAACGCAGGCAAAGCCTGTTAAGATATATGGGTGGTTTGCAGGAAGTGCTAGGCGCAAGCGTAGAACAATTGGAGCAAGTCCCCGGAGTCAGTCGCGAACTGGCGGAAAAAATTCACGCCTGGTTGCGCTCAGCCTGA
- the tusD gene encoding sulfurtransferase complex subunit TusD, with product MKTFLLLVTSSPTASANCWSALAFANAAAKEHNVIVFFYGEGIHNANSFMQPPGDELNHYKAWQQLADSHRVKLLVCATAAIKRGVITLDDAEIAHAFNLKAPFEAGGLAEFSQLTQTSDHLIQF from the coding sequence ATGAAAACATTTCTTTTGTTAGTAACCAGCTCCCCTACCGCTTCTGCCAATTGTTGGTCGGCTTTGGCGTTCGCGAATGCTGCGGCTAAAGAGCATAATGTAATCGTGTTTTTCTACGGTGAAGGTATTCACAATGCCAATAGCTTTATGCAGCCCCCCGGAGACGAACTAAATCACTATAAAGCCTGGCAACAACTCGCTGACAGCCATCGGGTAAAACTGCTGGTGTGTGCTACGGCAGCGATAAAACGTGGTGTTATTACCCTAGATGACGCTGAGATTGCGCATGCCTTTAATCTTAAAGCACCCTTTGAGGCTGGTGGATTGGCGGAGTTCAGTCAATTAACACAAACCAGCGATCATCTGATCCAGTTTTAA
- a CDS encoding DsrE family protein yields the protein MNKNLALLLTQSPFANSAGQDALDMAMVLGTFEIPSALFFLSDAVYQLQTVNVAKTGIKDFTKSFAALPFYDIEEIYVSELDLERRDIDASGLPDFVTPLAPLALADKLAEYKQVVRF from the coding sequence ATGAATAAGAATCTCGCGCTATTGTTAACTCAATCTCCCTTTGCTAATTCTGCTGGCCAAGATGCGCTAGATATGGCTATGGTGCTGGGTACGTTTGAAATTCCCAGCGCGCTATTTTTCCTTTCTGATGCCGTGTATCAGCTACAAACTGTAAATGTTGCGAAGACAGGCATAAAGGACTTCACCAAATCTTTTGCGGCATTGCCCTTTTACGATATCGAGGAGATTTACGTCAGCGAACTGGATTTGGAACGGCGCGATATAGACGCCAGCGGATTACCCGACTTCGTCACCCCTCTAGCGCCTCTGGCTCTTGCAGATAAGTTAGCAGAATACAAACAGGTGGTGCGCTTTTGA